The following proteins are co-located in the Telopea speciosissima isolate NSW1024214 ecotype Mountain lineage chromosome 9, Tspe_v1, whole genome shotgun sequence genome:
- the LOC122639473 gene encoding transcription factor bHLH112-like isoform X2 encodes MGDEFQAGLCSGNWWNQTKSGVSMGSCSSPCSTALNDIGSSFGWASEARSSCEETTASVSDSSMVFQQTQKTQASDTVVGGGGGGGGGGGSGILLDSTFQMMGFGPSSLTMDWNQSLLRGSGRVAETTNFNSMLQVQDDLSSRPNFRAETGMESPPVQSFSGGVGGGGGEDSILSTVSSQGIPTGFPSYACNSSSLLQGLFDTQETQIHHHHHQRFPFETNPSPNYRINTGEFSSSLSSPSPSPSPSWPKFPDFLKSSAPKQKQQHHLLQPSTNQLHFSNNTPFWNASVASMNDARSTFFPSPETQYLTPMFEMKPNCRSNLNTTKSGIEEVRDSGSVVKKNSNEPPYKRPRIETPSPLPTFKVRKEKLGDRITALQQLVSPFGKTDTASVLLEAIEYIKFLHDQVSVLSTPYLKNGAPIQHQQSFDKSKDGEGPKQDLRSRGLCLVPISSTFPVTNETAADFWTPTFGGTYR; translated from the exons ATGGGAGACGAATTTCAGGCAGGACTTTGCAGTGGAAATTGGTGGAATCAAACTAAAAGTGGAGTGAGTATGGGTTCATGTTCATCACCATGTTCCACGGCACTCAATGATATAGGAAGCAGCTTTGGATGGGCAAGTGAAGCAAGATCTTCTTGTGAGGAAACAACAGCTTCTGTTTCTGATAGTTCCATGGTTTTCCAACAAACCCAGAAGACACAAGCTTCTGATACTGtcgttggtggtggtggtggtggtggtggtggtggtggcagtggcatCTTGTTGGATTCCACGTTTCAAATGATGGGTTTTGGACCTTCATCCCTCACCATGGATTGGAACCAATCTTTACT TAGAGGTAGTGGAAGAGTTGCAGAGACTACTAATTTCAATTCCATGCTTCAAGTTCAAGATGACTTAAGTTCAAGACCCAATTTTAGGGCAGAAACAGGAATGGAATCTCCACCGGTTCAGAGTTTCTccggtggtgttggtggtggtggtggtgaagattCCATCTTGAGTACAGTGAGCAGCCAGGGTATACCCACTGGTTTTCCTTCTTATGCATGCAATTCATCTTCTTTATTGCAAGGCTTATTTGATACACAAGAGACccaaatccatcatcatcatcatcaaaggtTTCCCTTCGAAACTAATCCATCTCCAAACTACCGCATTAACACCGGTGAATTCTCATCATCGTTGTCATCGCCGTCGCCATCTCCGTCACCGTCTTGGCCCAAATTCCCAGACTTTCTGAAAAGTTCAGCACCCAAGCAAAAGCAGCAGCACCACCTCCTCCAACCCTCAACTAATCAATTGCACTTCTCCAACAACACTCCTTTTTGGAATGCATCCGTAGCTTCGATGAACGATGCTCGGTCCACCTTCTTTCCTTCGCCGGAGACACAGTATCTCACACCAATGTTTGAGATGAAACCCAATTGCAGGAGTAACCTCAACACCACAAAG tCTGGCATAGAAGAAGTTCGTGATTCAGGGTCAGTGGTGAAGAAAAACAGCAATGAACCACCGTACAAAAGGCCTCGGATTGAGACACCATCGCCATTACCAACTTTTAAG GTTCGAAAAGAGAAATTAGGAGATCGAATCACTGCACTCCAACAACTGGTTTCACCTTTCGGAAAG ACTGATACGGCATCTGTGCTCTTAGAAGCTATTGAGTACATCAAATTCCTCCATGATCAAGTCAGC GTTTTAAGCACACCATATTTGAAGAATGGAGCTCCCATTCAACACCA GCAGAGTTTTGATAAATCGAAAGATGGTGAAGGACCCAAACAAGATCTAAGGAGCCGTGGACTATGTCTAGTTCCAATTTCAAGTACCTTTCCAGTTACAAATGAAACTGCAGCTGATTTCTGGACTCCAACCTTCGGAGGAACTTACAGGTAG
- the LOC122639473 gene encoding transcription factor bHLH112-like isoform X1 has protein sequence MGDEFQAGLCSGNWWNQTKSGVSMGSCSSPCSTALNDIGSSFGWASEARSSCEETTASVSDSSMVFQQTQKTQASDTVVGGGGGGGGGGGSGILLDSTFQMMGFGPSSLTMDWNQSLLRGSGRVAETTNFNSMLQVQDDLSSRPNFRAETGMESPPVQSFSGGVGGGGGEDSILSTVSSQGIPTGFPSYACNSSSLLQGLFDTQETQIHHHHHQRFPFETNPSPNYRINTGEFSSSLSSPSPSPSPSWPKFPDFLKSSAPKQKQQHHLLQPSTNQLHFSNNTPFWNASVASMNDARSTFFPSPETQYLTPMFEMKPNCRSNLNTTKSGIEEVRDSGSVVKKNSNEPPYKRPRIETPSPLPTFKVRKEKLGDRITALQQLVSPFGKTDTASVLLEAIEYIKFLHDQVSVLSTPYLKNGAPIQHHQQSFDKSKDGEGPKQDLRSRGLCLVPISSTFPVTNETAADFWTPTFGGTYR, from the exons ATGGGAGACGAATTTCAGGCAGGACTTTGCAGTGGAAATTGGTGGAATCAAACTAAAAGTGGAGTGAGTATGGGTTCATGTTCATCACCATGTTCCACGGCACTCAATGATATAGGAAGCAGCTTTGGATGGGCAAGTGAAGCAAGATCTTCTTGTGAGGAAACAACAGCTTCTGTTTCTGATAGTTCCATGGTTTTCCAACAAACCCAGAAGACACAAGCTTCTGATACTGtcgttggtggtggtggtggtggtggtggtggtggtggcagtggcatCTTGTTGGATTCCACGTTTCAAATGATGGGTTTTGGACCTTCATCCCTCACCATGGATTGGAACCAATCTTTACT TAGAGGTAGTGGAAGAGTTGCAGAGACTACTAATTTCAATTCCATGCTTCAAGTTCAAGATGACTTAAGTTCAAGACCCAATTTTAGGGCAGAAACAGGAATGGAATCTCCACCGGTTCAGAGTTTCTccggtggtgttggtggtggtggtggtgaagattCCATCTTGAGTACAGTGAGCAGCCAGGGTATACCCACTGGTTTTCCTTCTTATGCATGCAATTCATCTTCTTTATTGCAAGGCTTATTTGATACACAAGAGACccaaatccatcatcatcatcatcaaaggtTTCCCTTCGAAACTAATCCATCTCCAAACTACCGCATTAACACCGGTGAATTCTCATCATCGTTGTCATCGCCGTCGCCATCTCCGTCACCGTCTTGGCCCAAATTCCCAGACTTTCTGAAAAGTTCAGCACCCAAGCAAAAGCAGCAGCACCACCTCCTCCAACCCTCAACTAATCAATTGCACTTCTCCAACAACACTCCTTTTTGGAATGCATCCGTAGCTTCGATGAACGATGCTCGGTCCACCTTCTTTCCTTCGCCGGAGACACAGTATCTCACACCAATGTTTGAGATGAAACCCAATTGCAGGAGTAACCTCAACACCACAAAG tCTGGCATAGAAGAAGTTCGTGATTCAGGGTCAGTGGTGAAGAAAAACAGCAATGAACCACCGTACAAAAGGCCTCGGATTGAGACACCATCGCCATTACCAACTTTTAAG GTTCGAAAAGAGAAATTAGGAGATCGAATCACTGCACTCCAACAACTGGTTTCACCTTTCGGAAAG ACTGATACGGCATCTGTGCTCTTAGAAGCTATTGAGTACATCAAATTCCTCCATGATCAAGTCAGC GTTTTAAGCACACCATATTTGAAGAATGGAGCTCCCATTCAACACCACCAGCAG AGTTTTGATAAATCGAAAGATGGTGAAGGACCCAAACAAGATCTAAGGAGCCGTGGACTATGTCTAGTTCCAATTTCAAGTACCTTTCCAGTTACAAATGAAACTGCAGCTGATTTCTGGACTCCAACCTTCGGAGGAACTTACAGGTAG